A section of the Ranitomeya imitator isolate aRanImi1 chromosome 7, aRanImi1.pri, whole genome shotgun sequence genome encodes:
- the CD2BP2 gene encoding CD2 antigen cytoplasmic tail-binding protein 2 isoform X2, protein MRRMMETMNLQLTPSITCWPPRTWKESATLESEGGVQITPFNLNEEMEEGHFDSEGNYFLKKEAQIRDHWLENIDWVRIKEREAPPASSGADEESDSDEGRAPMEMRNILEEMLKVLQPGETVAKGIQRLGGSGPRKRLVTQRVKQSRVQRSRVMTDPSDPKERSVEDRTDVGAVATAEQSAEEPSSTDTPQEDKPLDRLISLADQMVALGVYEVYQDSYEKLAFRLRSMESPPAPALDMFADEVEEKTLATKEAVPAADEVLWEYKWENEEAAELYGPFTSAQMQEWVEDGYFSAGVYCRRVDSSTGQFYNSLRLDFDLYV, encoded by the exons atgaggaggatgatggagacGATGAATCTGCAGCTGACTCCAAGTATAACATGTTGGCCCCCGAGGACGTGGAAG GAGAGCGCCACCCTGGAGTCTGAGGGCGGAGTGCAGATCACACCCTTCAATCTGAATGAAGAGATGGAGGAAGGACATTTTGACTCTGAAGGAAACTATTTCTTAAAGAAGGAAGCGCAAATCCGAGACCACTGGCTGGAGAACATCGATTGG GTTCGTATTAAGGAGCGGGAGGCCCCGCCAGCTTCCTCTGGGGCAGATGAAGAGTCAGACTCTGATGAAGGCCGTGCTCCCATGGAGATGAGGAACATCCTGGAGGAGATGTTGAAGGTGTTACAGCCAGGGGAAACTGTGGCCAAAGGCATCCAGCGCCTCGGAGGAAGTGGACCCCGGAAGAGATTGGTGACGCAAAGGGTCAAACAAAGTAGAGTGCAGCGGAGCCGTGTGATGACAGATCCGTCCGATCCTAAGGAGCGCAGCGTGGAGGACAGGACAGATGTAGGAGCTGTAGCCACAGCAGAGCAGAGCGCGGAGGAGCCGAGCAGCACAGACACTCCGCAGGAGGACAAGCCTCTGGATCGTCTCATCTCCCTGGCTGATCAGATGGTTGCGCTCGGCGTGTACGAGGTCTATCAGGACTCGTACGAGAAGCTGGCGTTCAGACTGCGCTCCATGGAGTCGCCACCTGCACCGGCCCTGGACATGTTCGCAGATGAGGTGGAAGAGAAGACGTTGGCGACCAAGGAAG CTGTGCCAGCGGCGGATGAGGTTCTGTGGGAGTATAAGTGGGAGAATGAGGAGGCTGCGGAGCTGTATGGCCCGTTCACCAGCGCCCAGATGCAG GAATGGGTGGAGGACGGATACTTCTCAGCGGGGGTCTACTGTCGGCGGGTGGACAGCTCCACGGGGCAATTCTACAACTCTCTCCGACTGGACTTTGATCTCTATGTATGA
- the CD2BP2 gene encoding CD2 antigen cytoplasmic tail-binding protein 2 isoform X1, with amino-acid sequence MPKRKVTFEDLPEDEEKSKRRFPEAVGGPGSRFKGKHSLDSDEEDDGDDESAADSKYNMLAPEDVEGQESATLESEGGVQITPFNLNEEMEEGHFDSEGNYFLKKEAQIRDHWLENIDWVRIKEREAPPASSGADEESDSDEGRAPMEMRNILEEMLKVLQPGETVAKGIQRLGGSGPRKRLVTQRVKQSRVQRSRVMTDPSDPKERSVEDRTDVGAVATAEQSAEEPSSTDTPQEDKPLDRLISLADQMVALGVYEVYQDSYEKLAFRLRSMESPPAPALDMFADEVEEKTLATKEAVPAADEVLWEYKWENEEAAELYGPFTSAQMQEWVEDGYFSAGVYCRRVDSSTGQFYNSLRLDFDLYV; translated from the exons TTTCCAGAGGCGGTCGGGGGTCCTGGCAGCCGCTTTAAGGGGAAGCATTCTCTGGACagcgatgaggaggatgatggagacGATGAATCTGCAGCTGACTCCAAGTATAACATGTTGGCCCCCGAGGACGTGGAAG GGCAGGAGAGCGCCACCCTGGAGTCTGAGGGCGGAGTGCAGATCACACCCTTCAATCTGAATGAAGAGATGGAGGAAGGACATTTTGACTCTGAAGGAAACTATTTCTTAAAGAAGGAAGCGCAAATCCGAGACCACTGGCTGGAGAACATCGATTGG GTTCGTATTAAGGAGCGGGAGGCCCCGCCAGCTTCCTCTGGGGCAGATGAAGAGTCAGACTCTGATGAAGGCCGTGCTCCCATGGAGATGAGGAACATCCTGGAGGAGATGTTGAAGGTGTTACAGCCAGGGGAAACTGTGGCCAAAGGCATCCAGCGCCTCGGAGGAAGTGGACCCCGGAAGAGATTGGTGACGCAAAGGGTCAAACAAAGTAGAGTGCAGCGGAGCCGTGTGATGACAGATCCGTCCGATCCTAAGGAGCGCAGCGTGGAGGACAGGACAGATGTAGGAGCTGTAGCCACAGCAGAGCAGAGCGCGGAGGAGCCGAGCAGCACAGACACTCCGCAGGAGGACAAGCCTCTGGATCGTCTCATCTCCCTGGCTGATCAGATGGTTGCGCTCGGCGTGTACGAGGTCTATCAGGACTCGTACGAGAAGCTGGCGTTCAGACTGCGCTCCATGGAGTCGCCACCTGCACCGGCCCTGGACATGTTCGCAGATGAGGTGGAAGAGAAGACGTTGGCGACCAAGGAAG CTGTGCCAGCGGCGGATGAGGTTCTGTGGGAGTATAAGTGGGAGAATGAGGAGGCTGCGGAGCTGTATGGCCCGTTCACCAGCGCCCAGATGCAG GAATGGGTGGAGGACGGATACTTCTCAGCGGGGGTCTACTGTCGGCGGGTGGACAGCTCCACGGGGCAATTCTACAACTCTCTCCGACTGGACTTTGATCTCTATGTATGA